TCAACGAAGACTACGTTTCAAAATACCACGCGTTGCGGTGGATTGTTGCTTCGCGCATGCCCCGACTATCCCGCTGACGCGCAAATGACGATCGATCCATTTGGAGCCTATTCGGGAGAAGACAGTCCGGGGTTGAAAGGGGTTAGGGTGTAGGAAGGTCAGGCTGAGCTTCTCCAAATTGAAGGCGCTGATTCATGCAGTGAACGGATCACATTGCGACGCGTGGCGAGGCTGGATCGAACCTGTCAAAGTGTGGTGGGGTGTCGGAAGGATGTGGTCCGCGACGAGGAGCAAAAGTTTGGTTGAATTTGCACCAGAAGACGCACTAGAAGAGGGATTTGAAGCTTCGGAGGAGCAGCCTCGACGCTTCAAGAGGCCGGTGGTGCGTTAGTTTGTCGGACACGTGGTGTGCTAGGTGGAAAGTGTATAGAGGCATATGTGTGGATCATATGGTTCGGATTCGGAGCTTGCTCCAGCATTCGGTGGTATACTGCCGGGGCGCGGCTGGCTGTCACGCGGCATCCGCATCGCCGGATCTTGAATTCAGTGCCGCCTCCTGAAGTGTGAATTATCAATGGCCTTATCAGGCTTAGGCGACGATGGCTCAGGGCTGCACGTACCAGCAGAAGCAGATCATTGCAGCTCGGCCGGGATGGCGGTCAGAGACACTAGTAGGAGGCCCCCACGATATGGGCAGCACTGCAGTACAGTTGAGGATATGTGCAGTAGCAGTTGGAGGTCTGGTTCTAGAATATGTACCAAGGCTTTGTCGGTGACGAAATCGTGTCTCGGGCGGTTCTGCTCGTGTTGATGGGATCACGTCAAGTCTTCCGTGGCCGTCTCTCACGGCTGTGCGGCTCGAGGCGAGAGCTCGGTACTGGTGAGGCTGTACCGGTCTGGGTAGGCGCGCAGGCACAGGTGCAGGGTGGGCCGCGGAAAGAGGCGGAACGCTCGGTGTATCGTGGGCAGGCACGCGCGCGCATTACTGGCGAACAAGGCAGCGGCGAACGAGGGCAGAGGCGCAGAGCGGCGGAGCCCAAAGCTTCTTCCAAGGGAGCGGAGCCGCGTCTTCGCAACAACGGCGGCGGAAATTTCTTATGGGCCATTCTCTCGCTGGGCAACGTTTACTTAGCTAGGCCTTGAGTAGACACTGCATGCAATGGCAGATTAGCACCTCTTCGCTTGCCCCTGTCGCTGCCAAACCAAGGATGCCGCTGGCTGGACGCTGGACGGCACGCACCAATGTGCCCGGGCAGAAGAGAGCTATGTATTAGCTAACGTGTGACAAACTCGATGATGCACCATGCTCTCGCTCTCGCTGCAATGTCGGTGAGAGTGTTTGCACCCGGGAGATTTTCTTTCCTTCTCACCCTGATAATGCTGCTGACTGGCGAATATGCCGTGAGCCCATAGTCATGGCCCGTGTGTCCAGCTAGCTAGGTACACCTGCACACCTGCACCTGCCGCCCTGCCCTGCACGCAGTCTCTCGTATGGATGTAGATCCCAGCGATGCGATCCTTCTTCGACTACGCCCAAACTGGCCCAGGCAGGGCACAGAGGGCCCGTCTCGCGACCGTTTCCAAGATGCTACGCGACCGCCACATCCAACCTTATTTTCGCCAACAGAGACCGGTCCGGTTGCTGCCACCACACCAGCGCTGACCACGTCCATGGTGGCTGGGGGTGCTCGCAAGCAAGCACCAAACCAGGCAAGTCCGCGTCCAATTCAAGTACCGTCACTGGCTATACTCGTCACTAACCTGGTTGATGAACGCATGGCTGCAATCGTCGTCGAAACTACCCGCTACCCGCGCAACGCGAACCACCTACCTGGAATGACATCAAGCTCAGGCCTCAATCTTCCTCGGCCCTTTTGTCATCACTTGCTCACTGAACAATTACCGTGATTTGCTTCATGTCTCACTTCCCAAACGCTCTTCGGAAATGTTAAATCCGCACCACCGAGCACCTTGAACACCTTTCGCGACGACAAGCAGTCATGGCTCCAAGTCGGTCTAGTCCCGTTTATGGCCTGTACGTAAAACCACCCCGACGGGACCTTGATAAACAATGTCTTGGTGGGGTACCCGCCTGTCATTGGCTGGAAGCTGCGCTATTCTTGGTAGCTCGTCCGCTCCATCACATGGACCTCCAGCTAGGGCTGAGCTGCCCATGCCCTCCCTAACCCTCATCCTGGCTGAACATTCTTCACTTCACTATTCGCTTGCATGCTTGCTCTTGTCTGACCTTTTACTCGTACCATGCAACAAAATCCTGGTGTTTGTGTCTACACGCGGCATCCCGCGGATTTCTCATTATGCATGTCAAGCTAATACTGTCTAAACTCGCTAGTCCCAACTCCATTCCCCATGTAACTTGTTCCAACGTCTCGTTTCAGATGACATCGCCGTGCACCACCTGTGGCGTCACTGAGAGCCGTTAGACTCGACTCCGCCGCCGTCTACCTAGCTGTTCCGCACTTTCCCTGCACCCTCGTTGCCTTGCACGGCCTAGCAAACTCCGCTTGCGGCTGCACCTAACATGACAAGACTCCTGTGCTGTGCTGTGCCGGTGCCAACCACTGTACGCTTCACTCTTTGCCGTGGTGCAAATTCGATCAAACGTCGCTAATTTCTTCCACTTTCTCTCCGCCAATTTGGCCGAAGCGCCGAGGCTGCGAAACCACCAAGATCGCCGGCTTACTGCGGATGTTCAACGGCTTCCCAGTAACTGCAAGCCATGGGTTCAACTTGGTGCTGACCGCGAACCCCAAAGTCAATTCATCGCACACTCGTCGTCTCATCCACCGGTAGAATTCCTCAAAGCCGGCCCGGGCGGCTGTCTTGTCTCATCGAATTGCCGTTGTTGCTCAAAGGACGGCCAAGCTGCCTACTTTCTCACGCGTGACTGTACTGGCTCGATGCGTACTCTGCCGTCTTTGTCTGACCGTGTGCCGAGCTATATTGGGGTGGCTGGGAAGCAATGGCCTGCATCGCGCTAGTGTGCATTTGGTTCCTGGGGCATCGTTCAGCGCGCGTTCCTTCACGTCCAGATAGGTGTAGCCACGAACCCGCTGGGATAGCCAGACTGCATTCCAAACGATGTGAATGCTTGTTCCTGAGGAGCAGAGTACGGCGGCAGCACCGCTGCAGGAGAGCCTAGTGGGGACGCATAACTATTCGACGATGCGTAGCTGCTAGCTGTGCCGGCATAAGCGCTAGTCGGCCCATATGAATCAACAGGCACGGCTCGTGGCACTTCGAGGTACGGCGATGTTGGCGTCGAGCTCATGCTAGGCGGCATGAACGTAAGCGGCGAAGGAGCAAACGCTGGAGACAGACTCTGTCCATAACTGTACTGTGCAATTTGATTCTCGATATCCTGGTTGATCGACTCCAGTCCATACGTGgattgttgttgttgttgttgttgttgttgaaTGGGAGACGTTGCTGCCATCTGCTGCCGTGACCATTCTCGTCGAGTCTTGTATGAAGATACCATATCCACCGGGAACTGTACGAGGTAGGACATTGTCTGCATGCGTGAATCGTATCGCGGGTCCTGGTATCCTTGCACTAGTTGGTTAATCTCCTCGAGGGGGCGGAGAGACAAATCTGCAACTAGAACAGATGCGACGTCTGGAAACATGGGCTCGAGAGCCAGCGCCGTGGCGTAGAAGTGGGCCAAGACAACCAGCACGTTGACGTCTCCGCGTTTCGCAGCTAGTAGCGAGATTGGTACCCAGAACAACCACTTGCGCAATGCATACAACTGGTTGAATTGCTCTTCAGGTGTCTGTGGCTGAGCCGATGATCGCAGGCGGTCGAGGTAGCCCTTGAGTTGGTCTACCCATTTGGATTCTTGATCATTTCGGACCAAGTAAGGTTGCAATCGTTGTAATGAAGCATGGATGTCGATCAGAACGTTGAGCTGTTCTCGTCGTGCTTCTGCATTTATCGGCGTGTTGCTAGGATTCATAAAGTGGCGGTTGGGCATAGGGGTGTGTTCGGCAATGTAGTCGGCAAACAAAGACTCGTGTCTCCATGGCTGCATGGCCTGAATAACAGTTTTTGTGCCAGTAATGAGGGAAGCCCAGCCGCGCCTATACTGTGTCAGTTAAGGTCACGCGGATTGTCTGGACTAATCTTACCAGTCGGTTGCCTGCCAGGCTAGTAGGAGGGACGATGCAAGGACCGCGTCCGAGTTGAGCTTGGTGAAGTTGGCGATGCCATCGTGCAGGCCTTTGAGAGCAATGCTCGCGTGATGAAAGGCCAGGTTTCGTGTCTCAGTCGACTGAGATATCCAGGCCAAATGAGAGGCAGAGAAGGCAAGAATGCTGTGCATAACGAATGAATGGGACGCAGCAATGCTCAAAAATCTAGACACTGGTTAGATGGACAAAGCGGCTTGGGGAAATCGGGCCGTACTTGGGCATCATGTCTGTCCACAGAGTGGATTTGGAAGTCCTGTTCCTGAACATTTCGCTCGAGATGGAAGAGAGGTGGTGTACCAGACGGAGGTCAACCGTCGTCAAGGCGCGCCATTGTGGTTGCGGGTAAACACGAAGCTCGGGGAAGGGAAACTCCCCAGTTTGTCTCCACAGTTCAATGGTGGCCTCAATTTCAGGCGTCCACAGCAGATTGGGTTGCTGAGGGGACTGGGGAGAATCTGGCATCATGGCCGTGGGACTGTCCATGTAGTCGCAGCGCACTTGGTGTTTTGTGCAGTTGCGGCTAGTGTTTGTAAGCATGAATGTATAGGACGGTATGAAAGTGATTGTGCGTACCATTGCGGAAAAGTCTCATCACAGCGAATGTGTCTCCTCTTGCAAGTCTTGCAGCCCTTTCGGGACTTTGTATGACTGCGCCTCGAAGGACCACCACCGGGACCAGCCATTGCTCTCGAGGGAGGAGGAAAGGATTTAGCGAAAGTGGAAAGTGAGCCGTACGGCGTAGTTGGTGTAGCAAAACGTCAGGGTGCAGATGGAAGTCGCTGGCAGTGCTCTCCAATGCGAGGTTTAGCGGGGGAACACGAGGAATTTGGGTTGGCGAGGGGCTATGTATATGCAGTGTAGATCTGGGTGACAGTTGATGTGTAAAGCGAAGGTAATGAGGTCGAAACCGGTGACTAAGTTGGACAGGGAGTTGATATGGAGTAGCTGAAGATGGGCGTTATGGTGATATATAGTGCAGTCCGCAGATGGGATGAGCTTAGATAGTTCTAGGGTTGGCAAGATATTGACGCAAAGCCCGCGATGCCTTTGGCGGACAGACCAACGAGGGTACGACAGGACGAGGTGAAAGCGGAAGTGGTCAAGTCTGTTCTGCACCATGCCCCCCTGTACAGGGACCATGCGGGATCAGGACAAGGCTATGAAACTAGAGGCTCGCCAGGCTGAAGGGGGACTTGGGTGGTATGGGTGCAAATGCGCAGGGTGACTTGTGCTCGGGACCCAAAGACGACAAACGTCAAGAAACGGGGCCAACCACAGTTAGCTGGGCGTAGCGGCCACGCAAATAGCAGTGACGCCACGAGCGGTGGACGAGGGACTTGGGTGCCAGCCGATGAGACGGGACAGACTAGCAGGGACAGCAGAGAAGCTTGCGGGAGCTACAGTCGATGGAGTGACTGATTCACAGATTGGGACCGGCTGGCTCTGTTCGTATGACATAGCCCCGGTGTAACTCCCGTGGGGGATTAAGCTTCTGTCCAGTCCAGCCCTGGACCCCTCGTCTTGTTCTTTTTGGAGCAAGGTGCTGGGTGGTTTAGGATGCAACAGCCGAAGAGAGCTTTCGCTCCCGTGCCGGAGCGGTCGAGGTAGCGGTAGggcgtgtgtgtgtgtgtgtgtgtgtgtgtgtgtgtgtgcaTCTCCGTCATCCTGGGTGAAGCCGTCCAGGACGAATGACGGCCGGCTAACTTACGGCGAGACTTGGCCCAGTGCTTTTGCACAAGGCCTAGGCTGTGAGCAGACGTCCGATGTGCTCCGGGTCATGGTGAGCAGCAAGCACCTGGCAAGACTGAGGGTGGCCCTCTGGTCAACTGGTCAAAGCCCCTGTCGGTCCGCTTGAGACGTTTGAGCGTGCAGGCGCAGGCGCAGGTGCAGGTGCATGAGCCATGAGCCATGAGCCGCTCCAGCTGGGCTCTGAGCACCAAAGAGGCGCAGGACGCAGGACAACGGCCATTCAGGTCCGACGACCGAGGAACCGCCAACACCTGCGCGGGCCGTGCATGGAGAACGATCGACCAGTAGCATGCGGATAGCGTGGTCGCCATGCTCCAACGGGTAGTTGGAGGCCGCGTAAATAATGGGCGTGGTTTAGTTGCAGTGTGCGCGCGCGATGGGCCACGGGTCAGCTTCGGGGCGCGCGCTGTGCTAGTTTTTCTTCCAAACCTGACCAGCACCCATGAGCCTCTGCGTCTGCGTCTGCGACCACGACCCCCCCCCCCTTGTGGCCGATCGCACAAGCCTTTTCATTCTCTTACAATCGCTGCCCAAGTCGTTGTGTTGATGAAGCTGCATTTGCGAGGGGGGGGAGAGGAGGGGGGCGAATGAGCTGCCCTAGTCAACATGGTCGCTAGACAGACTCTGCGAATGCGAAGGGAAAAAGCCGGGGCCTTCTCCAATAACTGTACGTGTCAAAAATAGCAACCCGTGCGTCACCTGTCACCAGACGGACAGGACAGACAGACAGACTGCTAG
The sequence above is a segment of the Pyrenophora tritici-repentis strain M4 chromosome 3, whole genome shotgun sequence genome. Coding sequences within it:
- a CDS encoding putative c6 transcription factor protein; translation: MAGPGGGPSRRSHTKSRKGCKTCKRRHIRCDETFPQCRNCTKHQVRCDYMDSPTAMMPDSPQSPQQPNLLWTPEIEATIELWRQTGEFPFPELRVYPQPQWRALTTVDLRLVHHLSSISSEMFRNRTSKSTLWTDMMPKFLSIAASHSFVMHSILAFSASHLAWISQSTETRNLAFHHASIALKGLHDGIANFTKLNSDAVLASSLLLAWQATDWRGWASLITGTKTVIQAMQPWRHESLFADYIAEHTPMPNRHFMNPSNTPINAEARREQLNVLIDIHASLQRLQPYLVRNDQESKWVDQLKGYLDRLRSSAQPQTPEEQFNQLYALRKWLFWVPISLLAAKRGDVNVLVVLAHFYATALALEPMFPDVASVLVADLSLRPLEEINQLVQGYQDPRYDSRMQTMSYLVQFPVDMDIENQIAQYSYGQSLSPAFAPSPLTFMPPSMSSTPTSPYLEVPRAVPVDSYGPTSAYAGTASSYASSNSYASPLGSPAAVLPPYSAPQEQAFTSFGMQSGYPSGNQMHTSAMQAIASQPPQYSSAHGQTKTAEYASSQYSHA